The DNA window CAAGGGCGAGGTGCTGAAGATCGACGACTGGGGGAATCGCAAACTCGCCTACCCGATCAGGAAGAGATCCAACGCCTTCTACACCTTCCTCCTCTACACCGGAAGCCGCGGCGTCGTCGAGGAGGTGGAACGCAACATCAAGATCTCCGAGGGAATCCTCCGCCACCTGACCACCCTGCACACCGCGGAGTGGAAGCCGAAGGTCGAGGCGGCAGTGTCTCTCGAGGGAGACGCGCCCGCGGAGCCCGGGACCCCCGCGCCCGAAACGCCCGCACCGGAAGCGCCCGCACCGGAAGCGCCCGCGCCGGAAACGCCCAAGACGCCTGCGCCCCCGGCGGAAGCCTGACGGGCAGGGAGGATCCCGATGGTCACCTTCAACCGCGTCATCCTCGCCGGCAACCTCGTGCGGGATCCCGAAACGCGCTTTCTCCCTTCCGGGGTGGCCGTGACCAGCTTCAGCATCGCGGTGAATCGCCGCTACAAGTCGAACAACGAGGTCAAGGAAGAGGTCTCCTTCTTCGATATCTCGGTGTTCGGGAAAACGGGCGAGAACTGCGCCGAGTACCTTTCCAAGGGGCGGCCCGTGCTGGTCGAGGGGCGCCTGCGGCAGCGCAGCTGGGAGACCGACGGCGTGAAGCGGAGCAAGATCGAGGTCGTGGCGGACAACGTCCAGTTCCTCGGCGGACCGCGCGGCGCGTCGGCCGGCGGCCCGGCCGGCGCATCGGCCGGAGGCTCCGCGCCGTCGGCTTCGGTGTCCCAATCGAACGACGACGATATCCCGTTCTGATGAAAATACGATCCGGATTCCAAGGAGGTAACACCCGATGAGCACCCCGTACAAACCCCGCCCGTCGTCCGGTCCCCGGCGCGACGACCATCGCGGCCCCGCCGGCGGTGGGAAGAAGCGGTACGTCCGCAAGAAGTTCTGCCGCTTCTGCGCGGAGAAAGAGCTCGCGATCGACTACAAGAACGCGTACATGATCAAGCAGTTCGTCTCCGAGCGCGGGAAGATCGTCCCCCGCCGCATCACGGGGAACTGCGCGAAGCACCAGCGGAAGCTGACGGTGGAGATCAAGAAGGCGCGGATCCTCGCGCTGATCGCCTTCACCGCCACGCAGGTCCGGTAGGAGCGCCCCGATGAAGATCATCCTGCGCGAGGACGTGGAAACGCTGGGAAAAGCGGGCGAGGTCGTCAAGGTCAAGGACGGATACGGGCGGAACTACCTGATCCCGCGGCAGTTGGCGGTCCTGGCGAACGTGCGGAACATGAAGGCCCTCGATCACGATCGGCGGACGATCGAGACGCGGGCGAAGAAGACAAAGAAGGCCGCCGAGGCGACCGCTGCGACGCTGTCCGCCGTCTCCCTCACGATCCCCGCGAAAGCGGGGGAGGAGGGGAAGCTGTTCGGCGCGATCACGTCGCGGGACATCGCGGAGGCGCTCGGCAAGGCCGGCGTAACCGTCGACCGCAAGGCGATCCAGCTCGCCGACCCGATCAAGCAGGTGGGCGACTACAAGGTGAAGATCCGGGTGGCGGCCAACGTCTTCCCCGAGATCTCCGTCAGCGTGGTGCCAGAGGCTTAGGCCGCTCCGCATCACCAATCCCACTCCGGACGGGGGGCGTCGATGGACGAGAATCGCGGCACGACGCCGGGCGGCAACGACGCCTCCCTCCGGGTTCCTCCCCACGACCTCCACGCGGAGCAGGCCGTCTTGGCGTCGGTCCTGCTGAACAACGACCATATCAACGGCGTGATGGAGGTCCTGCGCCCGGGCGATTTCTACCAGGGGGCCCACCGGATCCTCTACGAGGCGATGGTCGACCTCTACGACCGCGGGCGCCCCATCGACCAGCTCACCCTGTCCGCGACCCTGAAGGACCGGAACGCCGAACAGCAGGTCGGCGGGCTCGCCTACCTCTCCGAGATCGTCACCTCCGTCCCCATTTCCGCCAACGTCGTGCACTACGCGCGCATCGTGAAGGAGAAGTCGATCCTCCGCAAGACGATCGCCGCGGCGCAGGAGATCTCCGCCGCCGCCTTCCAGGGGGTCGCCGACATCGACGTCTTCCTCGACCGGACCGAGCAGTCGATCTTCGCCATCGCCGAGGAGAAGATCCGGCCCTCCTACTACGGGATGGGCGAGATGGCCCGCGAGGCGATGAAGGAGATCGAGGAGGCGTACGAGCGGAAGGAGCGGATCACCGGCGTCGCGTCCGGATTCCGGGACCTGGACCAGGTCACGGCGGGGTTCCAGCGGTCCAACATGATCGTCGTGGCGGCCCGCCCCGGGATGGGGAAGACCTCGCTCTGCCTCAACATCGCGGTGAGCGCAGCGATCAAGCAGAAGCTCCCCGTCGCGATCTTCTCGCTCGAAATGAGCCGCCAGGAGCTGGCGATGCGGATGATCTGCTCCGAGGCGCGCGTCAACTTCCAGCGGCTTCGCACGGGACACCTCGCGCAGGAGGAGGTCAACCGGCTGGTCGCCGCCGTGGGGAAGCTCTCCGAAGCGCCGATCTACACCGACGATTCCGGGACGCTGTCGGCCATGGA is part of the Deltaproteobacteria bacterium CG2_30_66_27 genome and encodes:
- a CDS encoding 30S ribosomal protein S6, encoding MTPKRYETAILFDPELPEDTRKEFLGKLSGIVAGYKGEVLKIDDWGNRKLAYPIRKRSNAFYTFLLYTGSRGVVEEVERNIKISEGILRHLTTLHTAEWKPKVEAAVSLEGDAPAEPGTPAPETPAPEAPAPEAPAPETPKTPAPPAEA
- a CDS encoding single-stranded DNA-binding protein gives rise to the protein MVTFNRVILAGNLVRDPETRFLPSGVAVTSFSIAVNRRYKSNNEVKEEVSFFDISVFGKTGENCAEYLSKGRPVLVEGRLRQRSWETDGVKRSKIEVVADNVQFLGGPRGASAGGPAGASAGGSAPSASVSQSNDDDIPF
- a CDS encoding 30S ribosomal protein S18 gives rise to the protein MSTPYKPRPSSGPRRDDHRGPAGGGKKRYVRKKFCRFCAEKELAIDYKNAYMIKQFVSERGKIVPRRITGNCAKHQRKLTVEIKKARILALIAFTATQVR
- a CDS encoding 50S ribosomal protein L9, which gives rise to MKIILREDVETLGKAGEVVKVKDGYGRNYLIPRQLAVLANVRNMKALDHDRRTIETRAKKTKKAAEATAATLSAVSLTIPAKAGEEGKLFGAITSRDIAEALGKAGVTVDRKAIQLADPIKQVGDYKVKIRVAANVFPEISVSVVPEA